DNA sequence from the Peptoniphilus sp. GNH genome:
AAGGTGGGACTCGAACCCACACGGTGTTGCCACCACGAGATTTTGAGTCTCGCACGTCTGCCAATTCCATCACTTCGGCAAGTGAACTTGCATTAAGACGTTCTTTAGTTTAACATGTTTACTGAAATTTTGCAATAACTTAAAGGAGCTTTTATGACAAAATCTAAAGTTTTTGATTCGAATAAGCTTATAAGCGATTTAAAGAGTCTAGCCGATCCTTCTTATAAGGATTTTATGGCGGGTCTATTGCCAAATCTGGATCCTAAAAGCATAATTGGCGTTCGTATGCCTGCTTTGCGCTCCTACCTCAAGGGTCTTGGCTCTTTTGATGAGGTCGAGGTCTTTTTGAGGGACTTGCCCCATCGCTTTTATGAGGAGAATCTCCTACATATGATGATAATTTCAAGGCTTAAAGATTATGACTTGTGGAAGGAGGAGCTTGTCATCTTCTTTCCCTACATAGATAATTGGGCTGTCTGTGATTTGCCTGCTAAGAAGGACCTTCTTAAAAATGCCCATGATTTAAAGGTTTTTATAAGAGAGCATTTGAAAACGGACTTGCCCTATCAAATCAGATATTTGATTAATCTTTTGAGGGTTTTTTATTTGGACGATTTTTTTGATGATGAGGTGCTAGAGCTTGTCCTTAAGGTGGATAGTCCTTCTTATTATGTGAAAATGATGAAGGCTTTTTTTGTTCAAAGTCTTTTTGTAAAAGACAGGGACTTAGCCTTGAAGATTTTGAGAGATAAGGTCTTGGATGAAAAGACTCAAAAAATGGCTCTTAGAAAAATTTTGGATTCTAAAAGAGTTGATAGGCTTACTAAAGAATATATAAGGAGCTTGAGCTTGTAAAATAAAAACTGATAAGGTGATGTCCTTATCAGTTTTATTTTTTATTTTATCAAGTTTCTCACTTCGCAGAAGAGGTCTTTATTTTCTTTTACGGCTTCTCCT
Encoded proteins:
- a CDS encoding DNA alkylation repair protein, whose protein sequence is MTKSKVFDSNKLISDLKSLADPSYKDFMAGLLPNLDPKSIIGVRMPALRSYLKGLGSFDEVEVFLRDLPHRFYEENLLHMMIISRLKDYDLWKEELVIFFPYIDNWAVCDLPAKKDLLKNAHDLKVFIREHLKTDLPYQIRYLINLLRVFYLDDFFDDEVLELVLKVDSPSYYVKMMKAFFVQSLFVKDRDLALKILRDKVLDEKTQKMALRKILDSKRVDRLTKEYIRSLSL